A single genomic interval of Leptospira dzoumogneensis harbors:
- a CDS encoding FAD-dependent oxidoreductase has protein sequence MKIAVIGSGIAGLSASWYLGKEHEVTLIEKHPLVGMDAHGTDLFSNGHSIRVDVPFRAFKRNYYPCLLDLYKEAGIEVRPVDYSFSLNYGDGTTYFGFSTLGIGGNFVPIPYWVCFSNKTSRRIFSDAIRFYEESERELQSLDGEQLTISQFLSRFGYSVEFEDLYLIPMFSTINTCTSESAKNYPAEVVIGYHSSGLKFLRFLTPEKGTRDVTEKLSKRTSSVRLSTDPKKIVLEKDKVKLIFESGEELFDRVVVAAPANQAISILPDEYSKEKALLSGLKYEASEVVVHSDEKFMPKQKRHWAPMCFSLSGDSSTATATILLNKVLPSMKGKAVFQTWNPLVEPNEKDFISRSKFERPVIDLASRKILEELKELQELPGKKVWLCGSYAKYGMPLLEAGVSTSLDVKRWVEGSLRS, from the coding sequence ATGAAAATCGCGGTCATCGGTAGTGGAATCGCCGGCTTAAGCGCATCTTGGTACTTGGGCAAAGAACATGAAGTCACTCTTATAGAAAAACATCCTTTGGTCGGTATGGATGCTCACGGTACCGACCTTTTCTCCAACGGACATTCTATCCGTGTGGATGTTCCCTTCAGAGCTTTCAAACGTAATTATTATCCCTGCCTTTTGGATCTTTATAAAGAAGCGGGGATCGAAGTAAGACCCGTGGACTATTCGTTTTCCTTAAATTACGGGGATGGCACCACTTATTTCGGTTTTTCCACTTTGGGTATCGGAGGCAATTTTGTTCCGATCCCTTATTGGGTCTGTTTTTCCAATAAAACTTCTAGACGTATTTTTTCGGACGCAATCCGCTTTTACGAAGAATCGGAAAGAGAATTACAATCGTTAGATGGAGAACAACTTACCATCTCTCAGTTCTTAAGTAGGTTCGGTTATTCCGTAGAATTCGAGGATCTGTATTTGATCCCCATGTTCTCCACGATCAATACTTGTACTTCTGAGAGTGCAAAAAATTATCCTGCAGAAGTAGTAATCGGTTATCATTCCAGCGGTTTAAAGTTCCTCAGATTTCTAACTCCCGAAAAAGGGACCAGAGACGTTACCGAAAAACTTTCCAAAAGAACTTCTTCCGTTCGTTTGAGTACTGATCCTAAAAAAATCGTTTTAGAAAAAGATAAAGTAAAACTGATCTTCGAAAGTGGAGAAGAACTTTTTGACAGGGTGGTAGTCGCTGCTCCCGCCAATCAAGCCATCTCCATTCTTCCAGACGAATATTCAAAGGAGAAGGCGCTGCTTTCCGGATTAAAATACGAGGCTTCCGAAGTAGTGGTCCATTCGGACGAAAAGTTCATGCCTAAACAGAAAAGACATTGGGCGCCTATGTGTTTTTCTCTTTCGGGGGATAGTTCTACCGCGACCGCCACTATTCTTTTGAACAAAGTACTTCCTTCTATGAAAGGTAAGGCGGTTTTTCAAACCTGGAATCCTCTCGTAGAACCGAATGAAAAGGATTTTATCAGCAGATCCAAATTCGAAAGACCTGTAATAGACCTTGCTTCCAGAAAGATCTTAGAAGAACTGAAAGAGCTGCAGGAGCTTCCGGGCAAAAAAGTATGGCTCTGCGGTTCTTACGCTAAATACGGAATGCCGCTTTTAGAAGCCGGAGTTTCCACTTCTTTAGATGTAAAAAGATGGGTAGAAGGTTCTCTGAGATCTTAA